The following proteins are co-located in the Ficedula albicollis isolate OC2 chromosome 27, FicAlb1.5, whole genome shotgun sequence genome:
- the LOC101817045 gene encoding ubiquitin carboxyl-terminal hydrolase 42-like has translation MSQAEGEPLHYSLYAVLVHSGLTCQGGHYFCYTKASNGLWYQMDDESVELRCLDTALKQQAYLLFYARCSDLKIGERASSSLAPPYAPSCLPQWAASSKQVASVGPQDLPGSTEVTLGRRVRAPEEQRISF, from the exons ATGTCCCAGGCAGAGGGAGAACCCCTCCATTACTCCTTGTATGCTGTCCTGGTGCACAGTGGGCTCACCTGCCAAGGAGGCCACTATTTCTGCTACACAAAG GCCAGCAACGGGCTGTGGTACCAGATGGATGATGAGTCTGTGGAGCTCCGTTGCCTTGACACAGCGCTCAAGCAGCAAGCCTACCTGCTGTTCTATGCCAG atgcTCTGATCTGAAGATTGGAGAAAGAGCTTCTTCCTCGCTGGCTCCACCATATGccccttcctgccttcctcagtgggcagccagcagcaagcaggTGGCTTCTGTTGGCCCACAGGATttgcctggcagcacagaggtaACTCTGGGGAGGAGGGTCAGGGcaccagaggagcagaggatCTCTTTCTAG